The region TTAAGTCATTGATTTAAATGGTGGAGCTAACCGGTCTCGAACCGGTGACCTCTTGCATGCCATGCAAAAAATATAAGGTTTTTCTAGGTCCGATACAGTCCGATACGAATAATGAAACTATTGATATATAATAAATAATAATATATAGTAATCCAACGTGAACCAGCCCAAGCGACAATTTATTGGTACACAAGATGGTACACAGAAAGAGAATAAATGCCTAAAGCCAGGTTGCATTTGCTGTCCTCTCTCCAGATAGAGCGCCTTCAAACCGTGGAAACAGATCAGATGCTGAATGATGGAGGTGGACTTTATCTTTTCAATCGCCGTCACGGATCAAAAGAATGGATTTTTCGATACAGCTCACCTCTTTCTGGGCAACGCCGAAAGCAGTCGCTTGGAACATATCCCGATACATCGTTAAAACAGGCACGTGCATTGGCCTCTTCAAAACGCGATATAATTTCTCGTGGACTTGATCCAATTGTTGAGATGCAGAAGCATAGACAAATCGAAATCACCAATGTCAATAAACGCGAAGAATATGGCCGAAATACGGTAAAAGTTGTTTTTCAAGCCTGGAAGCGAGCAGAACTGCAAAACCGTAAAGATAAGGGAGATGAAATCGAAAGGGCTTTCGAAAAAGACGTTTTCCCTGTGATTGGAAACAAGGTCATAGGGGAAGTCACGCGCAATGATATAAAATTTGTATTGGAGCGACCTCTCAAGCGACACGTCAATCGCATGGCTAATCGTCTGTTATCCGATCTGAAACAATTTTTTGGCTATGCTGAAGACGAAGAACTCACTCATCAAGATCCAACCAGACGTTTGATAAAAGACCGTGTTGGAGGAAAGGAAAAATCCCGTCAACGTTATCTCGATCAGAAAGAGCTTAAATTACTTGCAGGACTTCTACCTGTATCTGGATTGAAAGCAGAATATCAACATCTGATTTGGCTTTTGCTGGCCACTGGATGTCGTGTCAATGAGATTCTTCGCGCCCGTTGGAGTCATGTTGATTGGGAAAATCGATTCTTTCATATCCCATCAGAACTCTCAAAAAATACCCTTAAGCATGTCGTGTTTCTATCCGATTTTGCTCTCTGGCATTTAGCCCGATTAAAGGCTACCCAGACCACGGAATGGATCGTACCCAATCGATCCGGTACAGGTCCTATCACGCGTCAGGTGCTTACGAAACAGGTGACCGACAGACAACAAAAAACTTTAGGCAATCAGCGCGTCAATAATCCTCAGGCATTAATATTGCCCAATGGACGTTGGGTCATTCATGATTTACGCCGGACAGCCGGAACACTCATGCAAGAAATCGGTATTCTGCCTTACATTATCAAAAAATGTCTCAATCAGAAAACGGAAGATAAGATAATTGAAACCTATCAACGGGCAGCGTTAACAGATCACCAGCAAGAAGCATTTCATAAACTCGGAAGCTATCTGGATCAACTGACACAGACTACTTTAACCACCCGCTCTGTTTAAAGTTAGCCATACAGTCTTGAATATCAGAAGCCTTCCAGGCTGTGACGCGTGGGGAAAGTTTGTAGGGTTGTGGAAATCGACCCGTTTTGCACCCGTGCCACCATGTTGATCTACTGACGGGGATAATTTTAAGAATTTGATTCAGGCGAATAAAACCTGTGTTTTGTAAATGAATAAAAGGTGTGTCCTCCATATTGATCTCCTCTTCTGACTAAAATAGTGATCATATCATAGCAGCCTGAAGACCTGTCTGATTTCTTATCTTGTTAATCTAAACAAGCACCCTGTATATCTATCCTCCTCTATTTTTTGAATAAAAGACTTTGATGAGATGATTATCTGGGTATTTCGCTTTGCTCTGGCTCTTATCATTTCTTAACAGGATCAAATTCCTATACCAATCCTGACTAAACTCCTATATACTGAATATATTCCTAGCATACGATGATATGCCATGAATCACTGTCAGCTTTTGGAGGGATTTGTCATGAATGAAAATAATAAAGAACCACTCCTTGATCGAAAATCAGCCGCTCAATACCTTAATGTGTCACCCGGCACCTTGGCGGTCTGGGATTGTACCAAACGGTATGACCTGAAGCCGATCAAAATAGGCCGCGCGGTCCGCTATCGCCATTCCGATCTGGATAAATTTATCGAACAGCGTCTCTGGCGTTAAACACGCTCCCATAAAACTTTCCTGCACTTTTAGTTCACATCACAATTGATGGAGATCGTCATGGACATTGAACATGCGAACACAATTCCTATTGCCGAAATTCTGACCAAGCTTGGCCGTAAACCCAGTCATACCAACAACCACAAACATCGGTATCTCTCGCCCTTACGCAACGAAAAAACAGCCAGTTTTCATCTGAACACGAAAACCAACCGCTGGCATGATTTCGGGGAGGGCATTGGCGGTGACACGGTCAATTTTGTTCGGGCTTATCTGAAAGCGACCAAAGAAGCCGATACCACATCTGATGCCCTGCGCTGGATCAACAATATGGCCGTTGGCCATTATCAAATTGCGCCCGGCTTGATCGAGGATGTTCCGAAAGATCCACCTTCACTGTGCTTAAAAAACAGTCAGTCCGTTCAACAACTGGGTCTGGTGCATTATCTCGCCAAACGCGGCATTCCGCTCACCATTGCGCGGCAGCGTTTGAAAGAAGTGTATGTCTGTAATCAAAATACGCGCAAAAGCTTTTATGCGTTAGGCTTTCCCAACGAGGAGGGCGGGTTTGAACTGCGTAATCCGTTCTTCAAGGGCAGCCTGGGCGCTAAATCCATTTCCTTTATTCGCGGGACAGACCCAAAGCCGCAGGGCATCCATTTGTTTGAAGGCTTCATGGATTATCTATCTGCCATTGTGCAGTTGAAAGGCAAAGGATTTAAAGAGGACGTTATCGTTCTTAACTCCATTGCCTGTCTGAAACAGGCCTTTTCCTATATGCACAATTACGGCTATCGCGTCGCTTACACCTGGATGGATAATGATCCAGCCGGTGAGAAAGCCACCGCAGTTTTGTCAGACTTTATCAAAACGCAGGACAGCATGGTTCATACAAGCATGAACAAGGTTTATGCCCCGCACAAGGATGTCAATGCGTGGCACATGCATCGACACAACCTGACTTTGTAAGGAGACCGCGCCCATGGATCAACTGACCCTGCAATCGCTGTTCAAAGTCAACGAAGTCGAGATCATTTACCGCAACACAACACCGTATCAGGACCGGATTCAAATCCGGTCATCGGCCACTGCCTATGAAATCCTGTTAGCGTCATGGGATCAGAACCGGCTAGATATGGTCGAACAGTTTAAAATCCTGTTGCTCGATCAGCAAAATAACTGCCTGGCCGTTTCTGAAATAGCCACTGGCGGCACTTCAGCCTGTCTGGCCGATCCAAAAGTCATTTTTGCCACGGCTCTGAAAACCCGTGCCACTGGCATCATTCTGGCCCACAACCACCCCAGCGGCAATCTCGCTCCCAGCGAGGCCGATAAGTCACTTACCCGTAAATTGAAAGACGGCGGCAAATTGCTCGACATTGCCGTTCTCGATCATCTGATTGTGACGAGCCACAACTACCGCTCGTTTGCCGATGATGGATTGATGCCGGGATAACGGTCACGGCTGTTAAGAGCATTTCGTATGCCGGGCGTGATGAAACATTGACCTGATCGCTCTGCCACGGCTCAGGGTTTCAGGCCGGAGATGTACCCGGTACCGCTCGTTCCACCAACAAGAATTTTCGCCAAGCCGTTGGCTTTCCCCGCCCAACCAAAATTCTTGCTGGTTCTCTTGCTACAGGCACCGGGTTTGACCATCCCCGTCAACCTGACCAGTGGAGAACAGACCATGACAACGATTACTCACCACACCGCAACCCAAACGATACAGGAGCCGACCTTGACCAAACCCACGACACAATCAAACGATGTCTATGCTCGCATTACCAACAAAATTCTGGCCGATCTCGAACAGGGCGAACTCACCTGGCGCAAGCCTTGGAATGCCGATCACTTGAGCGGTCAGGTCACGCGACCTTTACGCTGGAACGGTATTCCGTATTCCGGTATTAATACGCTAATGTTGTGGGGAACTGCTGCCGAGCAGGGTTATACCTCGCCGTACTGGATGACTTATAAACAGGCCAGCGAACTCAAAGCCAATGTTCGCAAAGGCGAGAAAGCAACGCAGGTCGTCTATGCCGATAAGTTCATGAAAGAAGATCAGGATGCCAATGGCGAAATCACAACCAGCCAAATCCCATTTCTGAAGTGTTACACAGTCTTCAATGCGTCGCAGATCGAGGGGCTGCCTGAGACGTATTTTCCGACGCCTGTACCAATTGGCACCGATGCTAAACAGCGTAATGCCGAACTGGATGCATTTTTTGCCCAGACCAAAGCCGATATTTATACCGGCACAAATGCGTGTTACATTCAAAGAACGGATCGCATTCAAATGCCCCCGTTTGAAAGCTTTGAGAGTGTAAAAAGTTATTATGCTGTTCTCGCCCACGAGCTGACGCACTGGACGAAACACCCTGACCGGTTAGACCGTGATATGGGTCGTAAACACTACGGCGATGAAGGCTATGCGAAGGAAGAGCTAGTGGCCGAGCTGGGAGCCTGTTTCCTTGCTGCTGATCTGGGTTTTGAGCCTATGCCCGAAGTTCAGCATGCAGCTTACATCCAATCGTGGCTTCAAGCGTTGAAGGATGATAAAAAATTGATATTCACGGCTGCCTCACACGCACAAAAAGCGGTTGAATATCTGCTTGCTTTAACCTGTACATGAGGTGGTTAGTTAAAGAGAATACTCTACTTTAAAGCAGCAAATACGTCTAGGAAGCACTGAATTAACTCTTTTTTTATTGACGCTATAAAAAATATATCGCATTGTATCGCCTTAACAACTCACATATTTATCGGAGATACTATGTTCTATATGGACCAAAATGCAATTAACTATTCTCAAATAACCACTATTCATCACGATGAAACTCATGATGAGCTGACTGTCATAACAACAAAAGGTTGTAAACGTTTATGGGGCGAGGTTGCCAATAAATTTCAGGAAAATCTTGCAGCGTATAACAGAACTTGTGTAGGTAAAGAGCTAGGCATTTATTCGGAATCGGACATGAAAAGTGCTCAGGAAATTCTTAAAGCAAATGAATTTAAACCGATTCACCAATTTAAACCGTCTAAACAGCCTAAAAACGCTTAATCGACATTGAATTATTTAATTGGGATAATTGCTCATTTAACGGCCTTAAAATCCAATTTGAAATACAAAAAGCCGCTTTTCAGAGCGGCTTTTTAATAACGTCGCACAGTAGTATTTCAAATATCTATCGATATTAACCCAACTAAAATTAACGACCAAATTTCTTCTTCGTTACCTGTGTTATTTTATTTTGATTTTTGTCAATTTGACCTGAGCCAACTAACGCTTGGATTTCACCATTCGTTTGACTGAATAGAACCTGCAATTGGTCGCCTTGTTTTGGGGTTTCAGATACTTTGACTATCTGGCCAGTCGAGAAAATAAGCCCAATATTTAAGAATGTCTCGTTTGGATCGCTGATGGATAGCAGGTTAACGGTTAGGCCATTTATATTATACGACAGTTTACTTGTTTGAACTCTTCCAGGGTGCTCATATTCCGTGTCGTGAGCATTCCACAAAAAATCAGTGATTATCTCCCATGATTTCGTCTTTTCGTTACCCGTGCCGGGTTTAACACTAAGGCGCATATGTCCGAGCTGTTCATCAATACAGTCGAGGGTTTTCAAGCTTTCTGTGGTACGATGCTTTGTCATGGACAATGCCTTTGTATCTAATCAACGAATGCAAAACACTACAGCAGCATTATGCTATATGTCAATGCAAAACTTCGCCGATTTATTCGTTTTTTTCAACGGCCATCTCAATAACAACAGCATTGGCTTTGTCCTCATCCAGCACGTAACGGGGATCACTTGCTAGAATAAATCGGGGCAGATGATCGAGTAGAGCTATAAACAATGGTTCCAGCCCATAGCCTCGTAAGGTGATCAATTGGGCTGAAAAGCTCAGCCTGATCATATTGGTTTCGTCACCCGGCTCAAACTCTCCCGCTACCAGATAGGCATAATTTGCAAACAGCTTTCGCCCATCTGGCCAAACCAGACAGAGATTTCGCGTATAACCCACTGTCGGATAAATCGAATGCAGTCCGAGAGGGGCTTCGGTGGCCTCCGGTGCCGTTGGATCACCATCGCGCATCTGGTCAAATCTGAGTTTAAAGCTCTGGCTCATGATCACGATCTTTTGCTTTTTTAGTGGATGGAACTGGCGCTTTAAATGGTTTGGTACTTTCTTTCGGTCGGCTAGCGCGGTCGGTTGTGCGACTTAAGTCATCCCGAATACGCTGCTGGGCCATATCAACCGTCTGGTTTTTTCGCTTCACCAGCTCGGAAGCAGATGGCCGGTCGCCAAGTCGTGCGGCATGGTCAAGCAATTGCTCTTTGTCATCGGTATAAATACGTGCCCGGTCACGACCCCTAGACACTGACACGTAAAATTGTTTGGCATCCGTTGCCGGAAAGGTGCTGGCTGGTTGAGTGATGAACACCTCATCGACTGTTTTCCCCTGTGCAGCATGCGATGTAATGCAATAGGCATGGGTCAGATGACCGTACTGGCTGTCCAATTTGTAATCCGCCTTGCTCGTACGATTGCGCACGTGCAGTTCGCCGTTTTTACTGATGGACAAAACATCCAGTAGCTGACCATTATTGAGCCTGTTCTTTTCCTGATCAAATCCGTTGCGAGTGATGCGGATCGTGTCGCCTTTCGCAAGATTTATATCGCTTCGGTTGTACACATCAAAATCACGGCTTTTCAAGGTAGGCAGCGGCAGGATTTGTTTTTCCTCATTCTGGATAAAGACACCTTTGTCTGAACT is a window of Spirosoma linguale DSM 74 DNA encoding:
- a CDS encoding integrase family protein (PFAM: integrase family protein~KEGG: dar:Daro_2526 phage integrase), with protein sequence MPKARLHLLSSLQIERLQTVETDQMLNDGGGLYLFNRRHGSKEWIFRYSSPLSGQRRKQSLGTYPDTSLKQARALASSKRDIISRGLDPIVEMQKHRQIEITNVNKREEYGRNTVKVVFQAWKRAELQNRKDKGDEIERAFEKDVFPVIGNKVIGEVTRNDIKFVLERPLKRHVNRMANRLLSDLKQFFGYAEDEELTHQDPTRRLIKDRVGGKEKSRQRYLDQKELKLLAGLLPVSGLKAEYQHLIWLLLATGCRVNEILRARWSHVDWENRFFHIPSELSKNTLKHVVFLSDFALWHLARLKATQTTEWIVPNRSGTGPITRQVLTKQVTDRQQKTLGNQRVNNPQALILPNGRWVIHDLRRTAGTLMQEIGILPYIIKKCLNQKTEDKIIETYQRAALTDHQQEAFHKLGSYLDQLTQTTLTTRSV
- a CDS encoding phage transcriptional regulator, AlpA (PFAM: Prophage CP4-57 regulatory~KEGG: gbm:Gbem_3477 phage transcriptional regulator, AlpA); translated protein: MEDTPFIHLQNTGFIRLNQILKIIPVSRSTWWHGCKTGRFPQPYKLSPRVTAWKASDIQDCMANFKQSGWLK
- a CDS encoding hypothetical protein (KEGG: sbn:Sbal195_3111 hypothetical protein), producing the protein MNHCQLLEGFVMNENNKEPLLDRKSAAQYLNVSPGTLAVWDCTKRYDLKPIKIGRAVRYRHSDLDKFIEQRLWR
- a CDS encoding hypothetical protein (KEGG: dps:DPPA08 related to DNA primase PrmN1 (partial length)), with the protein product MEIVMDIEHANTIPIAEILTKLGRKPSHTNNHKHRYLSPLRNEKTASFHLNTKTNRWHDFGEGIGGDTVNFVRAYLKATKEADTTSDALRWINNMAVGHYQIAPGLIEDVPKDPPSLCLKNSQSVQQLGLVHYLAKRGIPLTIARQRLKEVYVCNQNTRKSFYALGFPNEEGGFELRNPFFKGSLGAKSISFIRGTDPKPQGIHLFEGFMDYLSAIVQLKGKGFKEDVIVLNSIACLKQAFSYMHNYGYRVAYTWMDNDPAGEKATAVLSDFIKTQDSMVHTSMNKVYAPHKDVNAWHMHRHNLTL
- a CDS encoding DNA repair protein RadC (PFAM: DNA repair protein RadC~KEGG: mxa:MXAN_1952 DNA repair protein RadC) produces the protein MDQLTLQSLFKVNEVEIIYRNTTPYQDRIQIRSSATAYEILLASWDQNRLDMVEQFKILLLDQQNNCLAVSEIATGGTSACLADPKVIFATALKTRATGIILAHNHPSGNLAPSEADKSLTRKLKDGGKLLDIAVLDHLIVTSHNYRSFADDGLMPG
- a CDS encoding domain of unknown function DUF1738 (PFAM: domain of unknown function DUF1738~KEGG: mes:Meso_3793 domain of unknown function DUF1738); protein product: MYPVPLVPPTRIFAKPLAFPAQPKFLLVLLLQAPGLTIPVNLTSGEQTMTTITHHTATQTIQEPTLTKPTTQSNDVYARITNKILADLEQGELTWRKPWNADHLSGQVTRPLRWNGIPYSGINTLMLWGTAAEQGYTSPYWMTYKQASELKANVRKGEKATQVVYADKFMKEDQDANGEITTSQIPFLKCYTVFNASQIEGLPETYFPTPVPIGTDAKQRNAELDAFFAQTKADIYTGTNACYIQRTDRIQMPPFESFESVKSYYAVLAHELTHWTKHPDRLDRDMGRKHYGDEGYAKEELVAELGACFLAADLGFEPMPEVQHAAYIQSWLQALKDDKKLIFTAASHAQKAVEYLLALTCT